A window from Nevskia ramosa DSM 11499 encodes these proteins:
- the pyk gene encoding pyruvate kinase, with protein sequence MTRRTKILATLGPATDDPAVLKRLLIAGVDVVRLNYSHGKASDHARRATAVRAVAHEMGYDIGILADLQGPKIRIESFANGPVELIEGAAFVLDTSIGADAGDVNAVGCAYADLPRDTVAGDILLLNDGAITLRVTAVEGTRIDTVVVLGGILSNRKGINKQGGGLSAAALTDKDREDLIHAISIGADFIAVSFPRSAADMDEARALMNAAGGSAFLVAKIERAEALPNLEEIIAASDVVMVARGDLGVEIGDAELPGWQKKIIAASREANRMVITATQMMESMIVNPIPTRAEVLDVANAVMDGTDAVMLSAETATGRWPVKTIEAMSRVCLGAERAMPSRERSRRTMDAHFGRVDEAVAMATTWTAQHMQAKAIVSLTESGSTAQMVSRTDTTIPVYALTRHETTRRKMSMCRGVYPVAFDPSTADAMQAEREAIDCLKYRKVIATGDRVLLTRGDLTGELGGTNTMKIVSIV encoded by the coding sequence ATGACTCGTCGTACCAAGATTCTCGCCACGCTCGGCCCGGCCACCGATGACCCCGCCGTGCTGAAGCGGCTGCTGATCGCCGGTGTCGACGTGGTCCGCCTCAACTACTCGCATGGCAAGGCCAGCGATCACGCCCGCCGCGCCACGGCCGTGCGCGCCGTCGCTCACGAGATGGGTTACGACATCGGCATCCTCGCTGACCTTCAAGGCCCGAAGATCCGCATCGAAAGCTTCGCCAACGGGCCGGTGGAACTGATCGAGGGCGCGGCCTTCGTGCTCGATACCTCGATCGGCGCCGATGCCGGCGACGTCAACGCGGTCGGCTGCGCTTACGCCGATCTACCGCGCGACACCGTGGCCGGCGACATCCTGCTGCTCAACGATGGCGCGATCACCTTGCGGGTGACAGCGGTTGAAGGCACGCGGATCGATACCGTCGTGGTGCTTGGCGGCATCCTGTCGAACCGCAAGGGCATCAACAAGCAGGGCGGTGGTCTGTCCGCCGCAGCGCTCACCGACAAGGACCGCGAAGACCTGATCCACGCAATCTCGATCGGCGCCGATTTCATCGCGGTGAGCTTCCCGCGCTCGGCGGCGGACATGGACGAAGCCCGCGCGCTGATGAACGCGGCCGGTGGTTCGGCGTTCCTGGTCGCCAAGATCGAGCGTGCCGAAGCGCTGCCGAATCTCGAAGAAATCATCGCGGCGAGTGATGTGGTGATGGTCGCTCGCGGCGATCTCGGCGTGGAGATCGGCGATGCCGAGTTGCCGGGCTGGCAGAAGAAGATCATCGCCGCGTCGCGCGAAGCGAACCGCATGGTGATCACTGCCACGCAGATGATGGAATCGATGATCGTCAATCCGATTCCGACCCGCGCCGAAGTGCTCGATGTCGCCAATGCGGTGATGGACGGCACCGATGCGGTGATGCTGTCGGCCGAGACCGCGACTGGCCGCTGGCCGGTGAAGACCATCGAAGCGATGTCCCGCGTCTGCCTCGGCGCCGAACGGGCGATGCCGTCGCGCGAGCGTTCGCGGCGAACCATGGACGCGCATTTCGGCCGAGTCGACGAAGCGGTGGCGATGGCCACCACCTGGACCGCGCAGCACATGCAGGCGAAGGCGATCGTGTCCCTGACCGAATCCGGCTCGACGGCGCAGATGGTGTCGCGTACCGATACGACGATCCCGGTCTACGCGCTGACTCGCCACGAAACCACGCGCCGCAAGATGTCGATGTGCCGCGGCGTCTACCCGGTGGCCTTCGATCCCTCGACCGCCGATGCGATGCAGGCCGAGCGCGAAGCAATCGACTGCCTCAAGTATCGCAAGGTCATCGCCACCGGTGACCGGGTGCTGCTGACTCGCGGCGATCTCACCGGCGAGCTCGGCGGCACCAACACGATGAAGATCGTCAGCATCGTCTGA
- a CDS encoding glycerophosphodiester phosphodiesterase, with amino-acid sequence MYANEFTVIGHRGARGHAPENTLLAIDTAIRLGAPWVEFDVQLHDSGELLVFHDLTLDRTTNGQGFLASQSLGMLRALDAGQGQQIPTLTEVLDLVEQQVGVNIELKSAGGTGEAVASVIRSYLEAGWPPEKFLVSSFHLPELWEFKQYAPEIPIGALICGVPLDWAGCAVELGAATLNLSSEFVDPRLIEDAHKHGIKVFVYTVNDPAEMRMLREMGVDGVFSDYPDRALAVTAG; translated from the coding sequence ATGTACGCGAACGAGTTCACCGTGATCGGTCACCGGGGCGCCCGCGGGCACGCGCCGGAGAACACCTTGCTGGCGATCGACACCGCGATCCGCCTCGGCGCGCCCTGGGTCGAGTTCGACGTGCAGCTGCACGATTCCGGCGAGCTGCTGGTGTTCCATGATCTGACCCTGGATCGCACCACCAACGGCCAGGGCTTTCTGGCCAGCCAGTCGCTGGGCATGCTGCGGGCGCTCGACGCCGGCCAGGGCCAGCAGATTCCGACGCTCACCGAGGTGCTCGATCTGGTCGAGCAGCAGGTTGGCGTCAACATCGAGCTGAAGAGCGCCGGCGGCACCGGCGAAGCGGTGGCCAGCGTGATCCGCAGCTATCTCGAGGCGGGCTGGCCGCCGGAGAAATTCCTGGTGTCCTCGTTCCACCTGCCCGAACTCTGGGAGTTCAAGCAGTACGCACCGGAAATCCCGATCGGCGCCCTGATCTGCGGTGTGCCGCTGGACTGGGCCGGCTGTGCGGTGGAACTGGGTGCGGCAACGCTGAACCTGTCATCCGAATTCGTCGATCCGCGCTTGATCGAGGACGCTCACAAGCACGGCATCAAGGTGTTCGTCTACACGGTCAACGATCCGGCGGAGATGCGGATGCTGCGCGAGATGGGCGTCGACGGCGTGTTCAGCGACTACCCGGATCGGGCGCTGGCGGTGACGGCTGGCTGA
- a CDS encoding metal-dependent hydrolase has protein sequence MMPVRRDLQFKLADVDLKTWNANGPLVSAYMNTLSLFFPDGERFFIHSLRHYRDQITDPELKAQVTGFIGQEAMHGREHEEYNERLAEQGMPAEQLVQSIFKIIEAAKRLPEPAQLSITIALEHFTAIYGDLLLRKPELIEGSNPTMTAMWQWHALEETEHKAVAFDVYSKVVGSDLRAYLLRTSTLVVITSIFLSLIAAAMARMLIADKTTKKGLREWAKFAWFMVGPAGGLRGIALPWLDYFKPGFHPWDHDNRHFLNQIDAINEQYGVPAKKSPKMAAAA, from the coding sequence ATGATGCCCGTCCGCCGCGATCTGCAGTTCAAGCTGGCCGATGTCGATCTGAAGACCTGGAATGCCAATGGTCCGCTGGTCAGCGCCTACATGAATACGCTGTCGCTGTTCTTTCCGGACGGCGAGCGCTTCTTCATCCATTCCCTGCGTCATTACCGCGACCAGATCACCGATCCGGAGCTCAAGGCCCAGGTCACCGGCTTCATCGGCCAGGAAGCGATGCACGGCCGCGAGCATGAGGAATACAACGAGCGCCTCGCCGAGCAGGGCATGCCCGCCGAACAGCTGGTGCAGAGCATCTTCAAGATCATCGAAGCCGCCAAGCGCCTGCCAGAGCCGGCGCAGCTGTCGATCACCATCGCGCTGGAGCATTTCACCGCGATCTATGGCGATCTGCTGCTGCGCAAGCCGGAACTGATCGAGGGCAGCAATCCGACGATGACGGCGATGTGGCAATGGCATGCGCTCGAGGAAACCGAGCACAAGGCCGTGGCCTTCGACGTCTACTCGAAAGTGGTCGGCAGCGATCTGCGCGCCTATCTGCTGCGCACCTCGACCCTGGTGGTGATCACCAGCATCTTCCTGTCGCTGATCGCGGCAGCGATGGCGCGCATGCTGATTGCCGACAAGACCACCAAGAAGGGGCTGCGTGAATGGGCCAAGTTCGCCTGGTTCATGGTTGGCCCGGCCGGCGGCCTGCGCGGCATCGCGCTGCCCTGGCTGGACTACTTCAAGCCGGGCTTCCATCCCTGGGATCACGACAACCGCCACTTCCTGAACCAGATCGACGCGATCAACGAGCAGTACGGCGTGCCGGCCAAGA
- a CDS encoding MerR family transcriptional regulator, with amino-acid sequence MATMKGILGRLSSLSLPELGRATPVPVPPVGPEYTIDQLARQANTTVRNVRAYQDRGIIPPPERRGRAGVYNADHLSRLRIVGQLLARGYTLSSIGELIEALDQGQNLAQVIGIESAVASPWSDEQPVTFTLQDLVKLFDGNFDPRLLASVVDLEILQQQGGKFMAPSPKMIHAASELVRIGIPLADMLNVVGLLRANVERAAEAMVQLIDRHLLDKYGDGLPPPEESAEIGDLIWRLRPLVEMAVHAEVSRAMQRAASQHLGDRLSHVLEQFERSRQPAQPVDDDA; translated from the coding sequence ATGGCGACCATGAAAGGCATTCTCGGCCGCTTGTCATCGCTTTCCTTGCCCGAACTGGGGAGGGCAACTCCCGTGCCCGTGCCGCCGGTGGGGCCCGAATACACGATCGACCAGCTGGCGCGGCAGGCCAACACCACGGTGCGCAACGTCCGCGCCTATCAGGATCGCGGCATCATTCCGCCGCCCGAGCGCCGCGGCCGGGCTGGCGTCTACAACGCCGATCACCTGTCGCGCCTGCGCATCGTCGGCCAGCTGCTGGCCCGCGGTTACACGCTGTCGTCGATCGGCGAGCTGATCGAAGCGCTCGACCAGGGCCAGAATCTGGCGCAGGTGATCGGCATCGAATCCGCCGTTGCCAGCCCCTGGAGCGACGAGCAGCCGGTCACGTTCACCCTGCAGGATTTGGTCAAGCTGTTCGACGGCAATTTCGACCCGCGCCTGCTGGCCAGCGTCGTCGATCTGGAAATCCTGCAACAGCAGGGCGGCAAATTCATGGCGCCCAGCCCGAAGATGATCCACGCCGCTTCAGAACTGGTGCGGATCGGTATTCCGCTGGCCGACATGCTCAATGTCGTCGGCCTGCTGCGTGCCAATGTCGAACGCGCTGCGGAAGCGATGGTGCAGTTGATCGACCGCCACCTGCTCGACAAGTACGGCGACGGTCTGCCGCCGCCCGAGGAATCCGCCGAGATCGGCGATCTGATCTGGCGCCTGCGGCCACTGGTGGAAATGGCCGTGCACGCCGAGGTCTCGCGAGCGATGCAGCGGGCGGCCAGTCAGCATCTGGGCGATCGCCTCAGCCACGTGCTCGAGCAGTTCGAGCGCAGTCGTCAGCCTGCACAGCCGGTCGACGACGACGCCTGA